A genome region from Prionailurus bengalensis isolate Pbe53 chromosome B4, Fcat_Pben_1.1_paternal_pri, whole genome shotgun sequence includes the following:
- the TWF1 gene encoding twinfilin-1: MSHQTGIQASEDVKDIFARARNGKYRLLKISIENEKLVIGSCSQPSDSWDKDYDTFVLPLLEDKQPCYILFRLDSQNAQGYEWIFIAWSPDHSHVRQKMLYAATRATLKKEFGGGHIKDEVFGTVKEDVSLHGYKKYLLSQSSPAPLTAAEEELRQIKINEVQTDVGVDTKHQTLQGVAFPISREAFQALEKLSNRQLNYVQLEIDIKNEIIILASTTNTELKDLPKRIPKDSARYHFFLYKHSHEGDYLESIVFIYSMPGYTCSIRERMLYSSCKSPLLEIVERQLQMDVIRKIEIDNGDELTADFLYEEVHPKQHAHKQSFAKPKGPAGKRGIRRLIRGPAESEATAD, encoded by the exons ATGTCCCATCAGACCGGCATCCAAG CAAGTGAAGATGTTAAAGATATCTTTGCAAgagcaagaaatggaaaatacagacTTCTAAAAATATCTATTGAAAATG AGAAACTTGTGATTGGCTCATGTAGTCAGCCTTCAGATTCCTGGGATAAGGATTATGATACCTTTGTTTTACCCCTATTGGAGGACAAACAACCGTGCTATATATTATTCAGGTTAGATTCTCAGAATGCCCAGGGATATGAATGGATATTCATTGCTTGGTCTCCAGATCATTCTCAC GTTCGCCAAAAAATGCTATATGCAGCAACAAGAGCAACTCTGAAAAAGGAGTTTGGAGGTGGCCACATTAAAGATGAAGTATTTGGAACAGTAAAG GAAGATGTATCATTACATGGATATAAAAAATACTTGCTTTCACAGTCATCTCCTGCCCCATTGACTGCAGCTGAGGAAGAATTAcgacaaattaaaattaatgag GTACAAACAGACGTGGGTGTGGACACTAAGCATCAAACACTACAAGGAGTAGCATTTCCTATTTCTCGAGAAGCTTTCCAGGCTTTGGAAAAATTAAGTAACAGACAGCTCAACTATGTGCAATTG gaaatagacataaaaaatgaaattataattttggCCAGTACGACAAATACAGAACTGAAAGATTTGCCAAAGAGGATTCCCAAGGATTCAGCGCGTTACCATTTCTTTCTGTATAAACATTCCCATGAAGGAGACTATTTGGAGTCCATAG tttttatttattcaatgccTGGATACACATGCAGTATAAGAGAACGGATGCTGTATTCTAGCTGCAAGAGCCCTCTGTTAGAAATTGTAGAAAGACAATTACAAATGGATGTCATTAGAAAG ATCGAGATAGACAATGGGGATGAGTTGACAGCAGACTTCCTTTATGAAGAAGTACACCCAAAGCAGCATGCACATAAGCAAAGTTTTGCAAAACCCAAAGGTCCTGCAGGAAAAAGAGGAATTCGAAGACTTATTAGGGGTCCAGCTGAAAGTGAAGCCACTGCTGATTAA